CAGCTATACAAGTTACAAGAACAAGGCATTGGCATCCAAAGATAGAAGATTTATCCACACTCAACAGCCTTCATTTTAGGAGGTAAAGAATATGAAATGTTTGGCATGAACCTATTATGATATCATATGCCAAAAAATGATAGTACCCGGCTCGGAATATTTCTTAAGAAAATGACAACTCTTTATTTTCAAATCAGACTTAATTACCACAAAAACACATTTCATGGGAACATAGAGAATGTTGACAATTTTACAGCTAGTAGAGCTACAAATCAGAAACATACAATTGAAATATAACAGGGAACGCTGATAGCAAATCCTCACATAGAGAAATCCAAATATAAATGATCCAGCAACAGGTTATCAATACTCTTCAACTTCCTCTTCATCATCATCGCCACCTTCAGCACCAACTTCCTCATAATCTTTCTCAAGGGCAGCTAGATCTTCACGGGCTTCTGAGAATTCTCCTTCTTCCATGCCTTCACCAACATACCAATGAACAAATGCCCTCTTGGCATACATGAGATCAAATTTGTGGTCAATGCGAGAAAACACCTCAGCCACAGCTGTGTTGTTGCTGATCATGCAAACAGCACGCTGCACCTTGGCAAGATCACCCCCAGGTACTACAGTTGGAGGCTCATAGTTGATGCCACATTTGAAGCCAGTTGGACACCTgcaaagttaaaaataaattgacgTTTTCGAACAAATTTATGTATGACAAGCTTAAGATTTCAAGAATCAGGCATGAGCTCAAGACGAAAAAGGCCAAGATGGGAAGTTTCAAACAAGTTATGAAAAATGAAATCCAAAATATACTGCATCAGCAAAAGAGAAGATTCTTTTCTGATGTTGCATGCATATTTTCTTACCAGTCAACAAATTGAACAGTCCTCTTAGTTTTGATAGTGGCAACAGCAGCATTGACATCCTTAGGAACAACATCTCCTCGGTACATCAAACAGCAAGCCATGTATTTCCCATGCCTAGGATCACACTTAGCCATCATGCTTGaaggctcaaaaacagcatttGTGATCTCAGGAACTGACAACTGCTCATGATATGCCTTCTCAGCTGAGATGACAGGAGCATATGAAGAAAGCATAAAATGGATACGAGGATAAGGTACAAGGTTAGTCTGGAACTCTGTAACATCTACATTAATGGCTCCATCAAACCTTAATGAAGTGGTCAAAGATGATATAATTTGCGATATCAATCGATTCAAATTGGTGTAAGTTGGTCTTTCAATATCTAGGGATCTTCTGCAAATGTCATATATAGCTTCATTGTCTAGAAGCACAGCAACATCTGTGTGCTCAAGAAGGGAATGGGTAGAGAGGACACTGTTATAAGGCTCCACAACTGCAGTTGAGACCTGCAATCAAAAGGAAGTCGAGTATTCCTGATGAGTCCATACAATTGAATACCCTTTCCCTTTCTCTCTCACacattcttttaaaaatttgcaGAGTAAATACTAAAGTTGAAGAAATAAGGTCAGATTCAAATTCAATGTACACTTTAGCTAAACCAAACAAAGCAACTCTGagtataacaataataaaactttGGTATTTTTTTCCATCAATAATGCATTGATCCAAAAGTTTAATGACTAGCCGCTCTCAGAGTTATGCTTTTAGTGACAGTCCCACACAGAAAAGAACTAAGCAATAGAATGCTAAACTTTTGAGTACCAGATGAGTACCTGAGGAGAAGGATAAATGGTGAACCCAAGCTTTGATTTCTTTCCATAATCTACAGATAAGCGTTCTAACAACAAAGACCCCAGACCAGAACCAGTTCCACCACCAACAGCACTAAACACCAAAAACCCTTGTAAGCCAGTGCAGTTATCAGCCAATTTCCTCACTCGATCAAGGCACAGATCCACAATTTCCTTTCCAACTACAGGCCACAACAACATAGTCTTATTCCAATAGAATTGAGAACATAGAAAAGCTACACATAATGTGGAAATATAGAACCAAATCTCTCACCTGTGTAGTGCCCTCTAGCAAAATTATTAGCAGCATCTTCTTTCCCAGAAATAAGCTGCTCAGGGTGGAAAAGTTGCCTATAGGATCCAGTCCTAACTTCATCAATGACTGTTGGTTCCAAGTCAACAAAAACAGCTCTCGGCACATGTTTTCCAGAACCAGTCTCACTGAAGAAGGTATTGAAAGCATCATGCGCAACGCCTACTGAAGTGTCACTGTATAAATCAATTTTACATTCATCAGTACCCAACAAAAATCCAATCAAATAACAAGCAGAAAACGCATTGACTATTTGGAAACACAAATAGATCCAATGAATAGACAGAAAATACAAGTTTCTGAAATTCATTCAGTAGATCAACTCTAAAACCTACAGATACAATTGCATTATAAAAACTGAACTTTAAAAgcttaattttttagaaaatccTATGATCCAATAAGACTTCCAATTTAAGGCTTAAAGGCAAAAAGGACACATACAAAtcaatagagagagagagagagagagagccccCAAAGAATCACATATAGATCACAAAAACACAGACACAAAtgtaaagggaaaaaaaatagaataaaaatagaACAATGAGACGCTTGATCTTAGAAGTTCAATAAACAATTTAAACCATAATTAAACCTAAAAGAAccgaaaagggaaaaaaataaaattttgaagaaaAGGGTATAGAATTAACCTGGGCATCATTCCATCTGGCTGGATGCCATGCTCCAAGCAATAAAGCTCCCAGCATGAGTTTCCCACCTGAATCCCTGCTTGTCCAATGTGAATGCTTATGATTTCTCTCATTTCTCTGTCTCTCTCAGATCCTTCTTTAGCTCTGGACTACGAAACTCTCTCCGCTGCCTTAAGATTTCTATCTCAGGCTTCAGCCTTGTAGCTATAGAAGAGAAGAGAAACGGATATATTATACAGAAAGATCTTTCCTGGTCTCCGTCTGTCACAGCTGTCTCTGCTTTTCTCTTGAAAGCCAATGACAACAAACTAATGcaatttgataaattatttggAATCCGAGATGGGGAGAATGTGGGGGCCACTACAGTCTAAATCTGTTGAAGCCAGCGTGGTTTGGGTCCCACATTTCCTTGCCAGCTTTTTTCTGAAAATACTGTTTTAACCTCTATTTTAACTTTGCTcatataaaaatgttttttttatgtcTCTCCTTTTTTAAATAGTagtaattcattaattaatttttaaaaataaaatgtattaattttaaaactagATTAACAacgaataaatataaatatagtatattaaaaaatacggacttttaattttttattatattttaatttatttaaaaaaaattgagaaatatTATTGAAAACCGGAGCAAAGTGGAAGGGCAGGATTGACAACTCAACTTTTCTATTGTGATTGTTATCCAATAATaagtgaaataaaaatatatttttaggaTATAATTTTTTGCATAAACatccaaaaaaaatatttgcataaatttataaaatatcaaattactAAGTTTAACTTATATGGCATAATTTTAAGaccataaaatttttgaaataaaaattatctaaattaagCATAATCGATCATTACTCTTTTTAtagaatatttatatatttgctTTTCTGAGTTCATCATATCTTTTCTTtggtatataatatttaaatactcATCAGTAGTTCTCACCGTAATTTTATCCACTTATTTAGAaggaaaaaaatttcaatatttaaaatattatttaaatgtaataCAATTTTTCTTATATTATGCAAATGGAAACATTTTGTATAAAGCAGTTCTATAATCAATTAAATCATAAATCAGACTAATTTTGATTTGATccataaattaaatcatttttatattttaaaaatattattggcaatattaaaataattaaataataaaaatttaaaataatatattttaggcATAAGTTATTTCTAAAAAAGAAGCATGtgtgtttttcttttaaatattaaatgaaattaaGCACCATAAATTATTGCTTCTAACAAGCAGATTGATGCACCAATGGTTCATCCGGATGAGTCACAAGAATTCTAAGTATTTTGACTGAGCTAACGATTAACGTGAACAAAAGT
The genomic region above belongs to Manihot esculenta cultivar AM560-2 chromosome 3, M.esculenta_v8, whole genome shotgun sequence and contains:
- the LOC110611764 gene encoding tubulin alpha-5 chain; its protein translation is MREIISIHIGQAGIQVGNSCWELYCLEHGIQPDGMMPSDTSVGVAHDAFNTFFSETGSGKHVPRAVFVDLEPTVIDEVRTGSYRQLFHPEQLISGKEDAANNFARGHYTVGKEIVDLCLDRVRKLADNCTGLQGFLVFSAVGGGTGSGLGSLLLERLSVDYGKKSKLGFTIYPSPQVSTAVVEPYNSVLSTHSLLEHTDVAVLLDNEAIYDICRRSLDIERPTYTNLNRLISQIISSLTTSLRFDGAINVDVTEFQTNLVPYPRIHFMLSSYAPVISAEKAYHEQLSVPEITNAVFEPSSMMAKCDPRHGKYMACCLMYRGDVVPKDVNAAVATIKTKRTVQFVDWCPTGFKCGINYEPPTVVPGGDLAKVQRAVCMISNNTAVAEVFSRIDHKFDLMYAKRAFVHWYVGEGMEEGEFSEAREDLAALEKDYEEVGAEGGDDDEEEVEEY